One Acidicapsa ligni genomic region harbors:
- a CDS encoding FliI/YscN family ATPase, translating to MNSSPTADASMLERYFQSLRRGQPWRWKGRVLEAIGQTIESTGPISSVGECCEIIDQQGCAHLAEVIGFRGSTVLSMPVNSSEGIRYGDTVEALGTSPEIAVGPALMGRVLNALGEPIDGGRKLISTDALRLDGPVRLPLERTPIRTPLGTGIRVLDALLTVGRGQRIGIFGGSGVGKSTLIGMMTRNTEADVTVVGLVGERGREVGEFLEDALGDEGLKRSVVLVSTSDQSPLMRIRAALAATSVAEHYAAQGKHVLLVLDSLTRFAMAAREIGLAAGEPTTAKGYTPSVFSRLAKLVERAGNFKTGSITAFYTVLMEGDDQQDPLVDAVRSLLDGHVVLSRALAAEGWYPPVAVLDSISRLMSAVAGSDHRDAAALVRRLMAAYARSEDLVRIGAYKPGSDEDLDRALQARPLLRDFLAQRSQEHVHFEDCIAKLLELADTI from the coding sequence TTGAATTCTTCGCCTACAGCCGATGCTTCCATGCTTGAACGCTACTTTCAGAGTCTACGGCGTGGCCAGCCGTGGCGATGGAAGGGACGAGTGCTGGAGGCCATTGGACAGACGATTGAGTCGACAGGACCAATCTCTTCCGTGGGCGAGTGCTGCGAGATTATCGATCAACAGGGCTGCGCGCATTTGGCGGAAGTGATTGGATTTCGGGGCTCTACTGTATTGTCTATGCCGGTCAACTCTTCGGAGGGGATTCGTTATGGGGATACGGTTGAGGCATTGGGAACGAGTCCCGAGATAGCGGTTGGGCCAGCGCTTATGGGCAGAGTACTGAATGCGTTGGGCGAACCCATTGATGGAGGCAGGAAGCTGATATCGACCGATGCACTACGGCTGGATGGTCCGGTTCGATTGCCACTGGAGCGGACACCGATTCGGACACCACTGGGAACGGGTATTCGGGTGCTGGATGCTTTGCTGACGGTGGGGCGCGGCCAGAGGATAGGCATATTTGGAGGCTCTGGCGTAGGTAAAAGCACTCTGATCGGAATGATGACTCGTAATACGGAAGCGGATGTTACCGTAGTGGGGCTCGTTGGGGAGCGAGGACGCGAAGTAGGGGAGTTTCTCGAAGATGCGCTCGGCGATGAGGGGCTAAAACGATCTGTAGTACTGGTCTCCACTTCAGACCAGTCACCTCTGATGCGAATACGAGCAGCGCTTGCGGCGACCAGCGTCGCAGAGCACTATGCCGCGCAGGGCAAGCATGTATTGCTCGTGCTGGACTCGCTGACCCGTTTCGCCATGGCGGCGAGAGAGATTGGTCTGGCTGCGGGAGAACCGACTACGGCCAAGGGATATACGCCGTCGGTGTTCTCTCGACTAGCCAAGCTCGTAGAACGCGCTGGCAACTTCAAGACGGGTTCCATTACGGCCTTTTACACGGTACTTATGGAGGGGGACGATCAGCAGGATCCTCTTGTCGATGCGGTGCGTTCGCTGCTTGACGGGCATGTCGTACTGTCGAGAGCACTGGCCGCCGAGGGGTGGTATCCCCCTGTTGCCGTATTGGATTCGATAAGCCGCCTGATGTCTGCAGTCGCGGGCTCGGATCATCGCGATGCGGCGGCTCTAGTGCGACGCTTGATGGCAGCTTACGCGCGGTCTGAGGATCTGGTGCGCATCGGAGCATATAAACCAGGTTCAGATGAGGATCTGGATAGAGCATTGCAAGCCAGACCGCTTCTACGCGATTTTCTCGCTCAGAGATCGCAGGAGCACGTCCACTTTGAGGACTGTATTGCAAAACTGTTGGAATTGGCGGACACGATATGA
- a CDS encoding FliH/SctL family protein, whose product MPQRKGVAQHVESFVYPESPRRDGPSLPGLQFPEIILDDSGGIEALPYWQDNRTGEEPSVSNRSSDLGENEISQETERLIAEETGRAEERGRAEGIEIGQAQAREAAAQYLEGEQNRLCAQAAALLESFDESRLRYLQRLEHESVRLTLAIAARVLRREAQADPLLLTGAVRVALGQLTDSTTVRLRVPVQDRGMWEESLALMPGLRLRPEVIGEEQMGLGECRLETDLGSADMGLWSQLKEIERGFFGYPGGSRNAVPHEDLLPDNSMGSRP is encoded by the coding sequence ATGCCACAGAGAAAAGGTGTTGCACAACACGTTGAGAGCTTTGTCTATCCCGAATCTCCAAGGAGGGACGGCCCTTCGCTGCCAGGGCTTCAGTTCCCTGAAATCATCCTCGACGATTCGGGAGGTATAGAGGCTTTGCCTTATTGGCAGGACAACAGAACAGGGGAAGAGCCTTCTGTGTCCAATCGATCTTCCGATTTAGGCGAGAATGAAATCTCTCAAGAGACAGAGCGTTTGATCGCAGAAGAGACTGGCAGAGCGGAGGAGCGTGGCAGAGCCGAAGGAATAGAAATTGGTCAAGCTCAAGCTCGCGAAGCAGCAGCTCAATATTTGGAGGGAGAGCAGAATCGATTATGTGCCCAGGCTGCGGCGCTTCTGGAAAGCTTTGACGAGAGTCGGCTGCGATATTTGCAACGATTGGAGCATGAATCGGTGCGCTTGACACTGGCGATTGCTGCCCGGGTATTGCGACGTGAGGCGCAGGCGGACCCTCTTCTGCTGACCGGAGCCGTGCGGGTTGCCTTAGGTCAACTTACCGACTCGACTACGGTTCGACTTAGAGTGCCGGTACAGGATCGAGGAATGTGGGAAGAATCCTTGGCGCTCATGCCAGGTTTGCGGCTGCGCCCCGAGGTTATTGGCGAAGAGCAGATGGGATTGGGCGAGTGCAGGTTGGAAACGGATCTGGGATCGGCCGACATGGGTCTCTGGTCTCAGTTGAAGGAAATTGAGCGGGGATTTTTTGGCTACCCCGGCGGGAGTCGTAATGCTGTTCCGCATGAGGATCTGCTGCCGGATAATTCGATGGGAAGTCGGCCTTGA
- the fliG gene encoding flagellar motor switch protein FliG codes for MTEPGQDGAPQKRLTAQMSGIRKAAILLIAVGEDVAKEILRVLPEVDVQRITEELADLRSVSPEVSGEVMQEFWELLETQHVMVHGGLDFAARLLQDTFGKQRADDLLMLVRRAQEASQGNLAKLQKTDPQQLGKLLDSEHPQTIALVLAHLDPRRASLVLDNLREENKVVSIQRLAEMRQFSPEMAQKVALILHRRLENVGDTKRKSYSGFKAVADLLNRVNAEEAKRILESIETGQPELALNIRNLMFTFEDLVTVPPATIREIVSGVDKRQLALALRGANEELRAQVFKAMSSRAVEMLKEDMEVLGPVRSREVAAAQQEILNLARRLESEGKVILKMETGDEMLA; via the coding sequence TTGACGGAACCAGGACAGGACGGAGCACCACAAAAGCGTTTAACTGCGCAGATGAGCGGTATACGCAAAGCAGCGATCCTGTTGATCGCGGTTGGAGAAGATGTAGCCAAAGAGATTCTCCGCGTCTTGCCTGAGGTGGATGTACAGCGGATCACTGAGGAACTCGCGGATCTGCGCAGCGTTTCCCCCGAGGTTTCTGGCGAAGTTATGCAGGAATTCTGGGAGTTACTGGAGACGCAGCATGTGATGGTTCATGGCGGCCTGGATTTTGCCGCCCGTTTACTTCAGGACACCTTTGGCAAGCAGCGTGCAGATGATTTGCTGATGCTGGTGCGTCGTGCACAGGAAGCAAGCCAGGGCAACCTGGCCAAATTACAGAAGACCGATCCACAGCAATTAGGCAAACTCCTGGATTCCGAGCATCCGCAGACGATTGCTTTGGTCCTCGCGCATCTCGATCCTCGGCGGGCCTCTCTGGTTTTAGACAACTTGCGGGAAGAGAACAAGGTCGTATCGATTCAAAGACTCGCGGAGATGAGGCAGTTCTCCCCGGAGATGGCTCAGAAGGTGGCGTTGATTCTGCACCGCCGTCTGGAAAATGTGGGAGATACCAAGCGCAAAAGCTACTCGGGCTTCAAGGCTGTCGCCGATCTGCTAAACCGGGTGAATGCTGAAGAGGCGAAGAGGATTCTGGAGTCGATTGAAACCGGCCAGCCGGAGCTGGCGCTCAATATTCGCAACCTGATGTTCACCTTCGAAGACCTGGTGACAGTACCTCCGGCAACGATTCGAGAGATTGTGTCGGGTGTCGATAAACGTCAACTGGCACTGGCACTGCGTGGTGCGAATGAGGAGTTGCGTGCCCAGGTCTTCAAGGCGATGAGTTCGCGCGCCGTTGAAATGCTGAAAGAAGACATGGAAGTGCTGGGACCGGTGCGGTCTCGCGAAGTAGCTGCGGCGCAACAGGAGATTCTTAATCTCGCGCGGCGGCTGGAGTCCGAGGGCAAGGTGATTCTGAAGATGGAGACCGGCGACGAGATGCTGGCCTGA
- the fliF gene encoding flagellar basal-body MS-ring/collar protein FliF, with the protein MATGTQLNKAASAPAESTGRPSDVPGAQPLGSQAGMPALERMTGWWEQGAGHLAGHWVAHWSTLPRRQRSWMLVTAGLVLASVSGLIWYATRTDWRTLYAGLDPEDSRQMAQVLTQAQIPFDLAANGTTLLVPVGQLDKARLATAAKGGPRSGRLGFELFDKPNWVGSEFDEQVNYQRALEGELEHTVATLSDIQSARVHLVMPHDSLFRDQERPAKASVVLTLRHRSLADGEDEAIRNLVASAVDGLSPAQVSLVDASGHLPLGPKSSEAMRLGMEQALEAKLVETLEPVTGPGNVRASVTVDYDPTAIEETDETYDPAQTVTLSMQRTEQTTGAQPIAAGVPGTASNAPNSQTLPVYPQQVSPPQNAKTESGTYGTSRKVKHTTEAPGHIRRLTAAIVVNDRLATLAQKGKTASWQPRTPEELRTLTSLAQAAVGFDSNRGDLVSVQDLAFDENRNAAATSPIRQVLEMAEDSPVLIKYGTVLVGILMLILLGIRPALRRSRTDPALMAKNAGELAGNSVQAALPPAESAVQDAERQRVQQVFDQVTNTLKRDPTQSSRLLQSWIHSD; encoded by the coding sequence ATGGCAACAGGGACACAGTTGAATAAGGCAGCCTCGGCTCCGGCGGAATCGACTGGACGTCCCAGCGACGTACCAGGTGCCCAACCCTTGGGGTCCCAGGCAGGGATGCCGGCGTTGGAGCGGATGACGGGGTGGTGGGAGCAGGGGGCTGGTCATCTGGCGGGGCATTGGGTCGCCCATTGGTCTACTCTCCCTCGCCGGCAGCGCAGTTGGATGCTGGTGACGGCAGGGTTGGTATTGGCCTCTGTGAGTGGATTGATATGGTACGCAACTCGAACCGACTGGCGAACTCTCTATGCGGGACTTGACCCCGAGGATTCCCGGCAAATGGCTCAGGTTCTTACCCAGGCTCAAATTCCGTTTGATCTTGCTGCAAACGGGACAACTCTGCTGGTTCCTGTTGGACAACTGGATAAGGCGCGGCTGGCAACAGCGGCTAAAGGTGGTCCTCGTAGTGGAAGGCTTGGGTTCGAGCTTTTCGACAAGCCGAACTGGGTGGGTTCAGAGTTCGACGAGCAGGTAAATTATCAGCGTGCGCTCGAGGGTGAACTGGAGCATACAGTGGCGACGCTGAGTGATATACAGTCGGCGCGAGTGCATCTGGTGATGCCGCATGATTCGCTGTTCCGCGATCAGGAGAGACCGGCTAAGGCTTCGGTGGTTCTCACGTTACGGCATCGCTCGCTTGCAGATGGAGAGGATGAAGCCATTCGCAATCTGGTGGCTTCGGCGGTCGATGGATTGTCACCGGCCCAGGTTTCGCTGGTGGATGCGAGCGGACATCTTCCCCTGGGTCCCAAGAGTAGTGAGGCTATGAGACTGGGGATGGAGCAGGCGCTTGAGGCTAAATTGGTTGAGACTCTGGAGCCGGTAACAGGTCCAGGCAATGTGCGTGCGTCGGTAACGGTCGATTACGATCCAACGGCAATCGAAGAGACCGATGAGACTTACGATCCCGCACAGACTGTGACTCTCTCGATGCAGCGAACGGAACAGACGACAGGAGCGCAGCCGATTGCGGCGGGAGTTCCGGGAACGGCCAGCAACGCACCAAACTCGCAGACGCTGCCGGTGTATCCGCAACAGGTTTCACCGCCGCAGAATGCCAAGACTGAAAGCGGAACATATGGCACTTCGCGCAAGGTGAAACATACAACGGAGGCGCCCGGGCATATTCGCCGGCTTACGGCTGCAATCGTCGTCAACGACAGACTCGCCACCTTGGCACAGAAGGGAAAAACTGCAAGCTGGCAGCCACGGACGCCAGAAGAATTGCGTACATTAACTTCGCTGGCTCAGGCAGCAGTGGGCTTCGATTCGAACCGTGGCGATCTGGTCTCGGTTCAGGATCTGGCTTTTGACGAAAATCGAAATGCAGCGGCTACGTCCCCTATTCGACAGGTCCTGGAGATGGCAGAAGATTCGCCGGTATTGATCAAGTACGGAACAGTTCTAGTGGGGATACTGATGCTCATTCTGTTGGGAATCAGGCCTGCATTGCGACGGTCCAGAACAGATCCTGCTCTCATGGCAAAGAATGCGGGTGAACTGGCGGGAAACTCAGTTCAAGCCGCACTGCCCCCTGCAGAGTCTGCGGTCCAGGATGCGGAGCGGCAGCGAGTTCAGCAGGTCTTCGATCAGGTAACGAATACCTTGAAACGCGATCCAACGCAGAGTTCGCGACTGTTGCAGAGTTGGATTCATTCAGACTAA
- the fliE gene encoding flagellar hook-basal body complex protein FliE, whose translation MIPVTQMASISSGALAPVMPLDPFISAVGGGVGQAVMTGIDSAGFVPAPASMTVPFGDLLTEAVGQVDLLERQARSSVEGLMSGTGVDVHEAMITTEKAEMGFELVLSVRNKALSAYQQVMGMQF comes from the coding sequence ATGATTCCGGTAACGCAGATGGCTTCGATCTCCAGTGGTGCTCTGGCTCCCGTTATGCCTCTCGACCCATTTATATCGGCCGTTGGTGGCGGAGTTGGTCAGGCCGTGATGACAGGCATTGATTCCGCTGGTTTTGTACCTGCACCAGCATCGATGACCGTTCCGTTTGGGGATCTATTGACGGAAGCGGTAGGACAGGTGGATCTGCTGGAACGTCAGGCCAGATCTTCCGTTGAGGGACTGATGTCTGGAACGGGCGTAGATGTTCATGAAGCCATGATCACTACGGAAAAAGCAGAGATGGGGTTTGAGCTGGTATTGTCTGTCCGCAATAAGGCCTTGTCTGCATATCAGCAGGTGATGGGCATGCAGTTCTGA
- the flgC gene encoding flagellar basal body rod protein FlgC, whose translation MNLFGMIDNSGAAMQAERMRAEVVAANMANAETTRTAAGTPYQRQHVIFSSGSGDKSFAGQLAGRLISSNSSGPLLSGETAGDLSGLNLSGSSQVAPGVHIAGVVKDSSPPLKRYDPSHPDADAQGYVSYPDIDPLTEMVDLMGATRAYGLNGSAVQAEKSMISSALEIAK comes from the coding sequence ATGAATCTCTTTGGAATGATTGATAACTCAGGTGCGGCGATGCAGGCCGAGCGGATGCGCGCAGAAGTGGTGGCAGCCAACATGGCCAATGCTGAGACTACGCGAACAGCGGCAGGTACTCCATATCAGAGGCAGCATGTAATCTTTTCGTCTGGAAGCGGAGACAAGAGCTTCGCGGGGCAACTCGCAGGCAGATTGATTAGCTCGAACTCGTCCGGGCCTCTCTTGTCAGGAGAGACTGCTGGCGACTTATCCGGTCTGAATCTCTCTGGTTCGAGTCAGGTTGCGCCTGGTGTTCATATTGCGGGGGTGGTGAAAGATTCGTCTCCTCCTTTGAAGAGATACGATCCCAGCCATCCGGACGCGGACGCGCAGGGATATGTTTCCTATCCGGATATTGATCCTCTTACGGAGATGGTCGACCTCATGGGTGCTACGCGCGCGTACGGACTGAATGGCTCGGCGGTGCAGGCAGAGAAATCGATGATCAGCTCAGCTCTGGAGATTGCCAAGTGA
- the flgB gene encoding flagellar basal body rod protein FlgB yields the protein MEIATRLSNEIARYMDLDTRQIQITARNMANIDTPGYRAVGMDFEGEMRRAMTGVDEIGGSAINPRIFDVDGLVVRPDGNNVSMDRESLNLAEAQLKFKTGVALLKREYTRVMDAIHADAK from the coding sequence ATGGAAATTGCAACGCGATTAAGTAATGAAATTGCGCGTTATATGGATCTGGATACGCGGCAGATTCAGATCACTGCGAGGAACATGGCGAATATCGATACGCCTGGGTATCGTGCTGTGGGGATGGATTTTGAAGGCGAAATGCGGAGAGCTATGACAGGTGTTGATGAGATAGGGGGCTCTGCAATCAATCCTCGGATCTTCGATGTGGATGGTCTTGTCGTCAGGCCAGATGGCAACAATGTCTCAATGGACAGGGAAAGCTTGAACCTGGCCGAGGCACAGTTGAAGTTCAAGACTGGTGTGGCTTTGCTCAAGAGAGAATACACGCGAGTGATGGATGCAATACATGCGGATGCCAAATAG
- a CDS encoding sigma-54-dependent transcriptional regulator, which yields MLPSPVSVASTMPVPFTAASSSRSRMRIVLIASSDSSFRGKLSEALGGLRWQVLEAPGGAEAWSAAQGTSLEALLVDPWLPDLEVREFLKDFRREYPTVDVVMTDGATVPDSPRSPYRQELLYALRRSQEGDTAAWKAAPVMDGADATEATFPGTEVPDAFLPSPTIQSSILIDPDRDRSDRDRHAGDAAVQNLRVTTPDIGIRGMYKRATAIDRIPDLVGDSAVMLEVSRRIRLVAGRTTPVLIEGPTGTGKELVAEALHRLSPRCRKAFVAINCAAIPEALLEAELFGHTRGAFTGAVQGRIGRIESADGGTLFLDEIGEMPLGLQSKLLRFFESGELQRIGDNETVKVDVRIVAATHQPLSEDAQKGLFRADLYYRLAVFLIRTPPLAAHMEDLPQLVGHFLERMGRKTPMKRMDSSAMATLAVHVWPGNVRELEHVLERAAILAGDDPVITAAEIDFGFSQGN from the coding sequence ATGCTTCCTTCACCCGTTTCAGTGGCCTCTACGATGCCGGTTCCGTTCACAGCCGCTTCCTCTTCACGTTCACGGATGAGAATCGTTCTGATCGCGAGCTCGGATTCCAGCTTCCGGGGAAAATTGAGCGAGGCGCTGGGAGGATTACGATGGCAGGTATTGGAAGCTCCCGGTGGTGCTGAGGCCTGGTCTGCGGCACAGGGGACGTCTCTGGAAGCACTGCTGGTCGATCCATGGTTGCCTGATTTGGAGGTAAGAGAATTCCTGAAAGATTTTCGCCGTGAGTATCCGACCGTCGATGTGGTCATGACCGATGGAGCGACTGTTCCGGATAGCCCGCGGAGCCCATATCGTCAGGAACTGTTGTATGCGCTACGCCGAAGCCAGGAAGGCGACACGGCGGCATGGAAGGCTGCTCCGGTGATGGATGGGGCGGATGCAACTGAGGCAACTTTTCCAGGCACTGAAGTCCCCGATGCGTTTTTGCCCTCTCCGACGATCCAATCTTCGATCTTGATCGATCCAGATCGTGACAGATCAGATCGTGACAGGCATGCGGGAGATGCGGCCGTACAAAACTTGCGTGTGACAACACCGGATATAGGCATTCGTGGCATGTACAAACGGGCAACTGCGATAGATCGAATTCCAGACCTGGTCGGGGATAGTGCCGTCATGTTAGAAGTCAGCCGGCGTATTCGTCTTGTCGCAGGTAGAACCACGCCGGTATTGATTGAGGGGCCTACCGGCACAGGCAAGGAACTGGTTGCAGAGGCCTTGCATCGACTATCTCCACGCTGCCGTAAGGCGTTTGTTGCTATAAACTGTGCCGCTATCCCGGAAGCATTGCTCGAGGCTGAGCTGTTTGGGCATACGCGCGGGGCATTTACCGGGGCCGTTCAAGGAAGAATCGGCAGAATAGAGTCGGCAGACGGCGGAACTCTCTTTCTAGATGAGATAGGAGAAATGCCGCTAGGCCTGCAATCGAAACTCCTGCGATTTTTTGAGAGTGGGGAATTGCAACGGATCGGGGATAACGAAACAGTAAAAGTCGATGTGCGAATCGTGGCAGCGACCCATCAACCACTCTCGGAAGATGCTCAGAAAGGGCTGTTTCGAGCGGACCTTTATTATCGCCTCGCTGTTTTTTTGATTCGTACTCCACCGCTTGCTGCGCACATGGAAGATCTGCCACAGCTTGTAGGTCATTTTTTGGAACGCATGGGCCGCAAGACACCCATGAAGCGGATGGACTCTTCTGCAATGGCCACATTAGCGGTGCATGTGTGGCCGGGAAATGTGCGTGAACTGGAGCATGTGCTGGAGCGGGCAGCCATCCTGGCCGGAGATGATCCGGTAATTACTGCAGCGGAGATCGATTTTGGATTTTCGCAGGGGAATTGA
- a CDS encoding response regulator transcription factor, producing MRLLIAEDDRALGMFLTRGMESEGHRVRCAFDGAEAVAAFHQDLPDLTILDLNLPVKDGEQVLAEIRLSDSQLPVLILTGRDEIETRIRCLDLGADDLMVKPFSLHELRARCRVLLRRKREARLMLRAGNLELDRLDHTAHRAGELISLTNKEFALLEHLMLHRGQCISRVELLDAVWNMEPAQTTNIVDVYVNYLRRKLKDPPPGYLLRTVRGHGYVVPSEAEIHLPIPPLISPLLASSQDGPVDRTKSDINADAAIFPLSVFPLRG from the coding sequence ATGCGGTTGTTGATTGCTGAAGACGATCGGGCTTTAGGGATGTTTCTTACGCGAGGGATGGAATCCGAGGGGCACAGAGTTCGCTGCGCCTTTGATGGCGCAGAAGCGGTGGCAGCGTTTCATCAGGATTTGCCGGATCTGACCATACTGGACTTGAACCTGCCGGTAAAGGACGGAGAGCAGGTTCTGGCTGAGATCCGCTTATCGGATTCGCAGTTGCCGGTGCTGATACTCACTGGGCGCGATGAAATAGAGACACGAATTCGCTGCCTCGATCTCGGAGCGGATGACCTCATGGTAAAGCCGTTCAGCCTGCATGAACTACGGGCTCGGTGCAGGGTATTGCTACGCCGCAAGAGGGAAGCCAGGCTGATGCTACGGGCAGGCAATCTGGAACTCGATCGGCTTGATCATACGGCTCATCGAGCTGGAGAACTCATCTCTCTAACCAACAAGGAGTTTGCGTTGCTGGAACACCTGATGCTGCATCGCGGCCAATGCATCTCCCGCGTTGAACTGCTGGATGCGGTATGGAATATGGAGCCGGCACAAACCACCAATATTGTGGATGTCTATGTAAATTACCTGCGACGCAAACTGAAGGATCCACCACCCGGATACCTGCTGCGTACCGTGCGGGGACACGGGTATGTTGTGCCTTCCGAGGCAGAAATACATCTTCCAATTCCACCCTTGATTTCGCCACTTTTGGCTTCGTCGCAGGACGGTCCCGTAGATCGGACGAAATCTGATATCAACGCCGATGCTGCCATTTTTCCTCTGTCTGTCTTTCCATTACGCGGATAG
- the lexA gene encoding transcriptional repressor LexA produces MAVTRRQKEVLDFLESFVTRNGYSPSFEEIARGLELKSLATVHKHISNLEKKGLLDRVHNRSRSIDVVPAGTRTRTSERLPLMGRIAAGLPVEAAENTESISLHDVVGNKDVFALEVRGDSMRDEHIISGDYVLVERTRTARQGEIVVALVRGSETTLKRFYLEGSQVRLQPANLEMEPIMIPAGQVAIQGRVLGVLRRYR; encoded by the coding sequence ATGGCAGTTACACGCAGGCAAAAAGAAGTTCTCGATTTTCTGGAGTCGTTTGTCACCCGCAACGGCTATTCGCCTTCCTTCGAAGAGATCGCCAGAGGTCTCGAACTCAAGTCGCTGGCGACGGTGCATAAGCACATTTCCAACCTCGAAAAAAAGGGGTTACTCGATCGTGTCCACAACCGCAGCCGCTCGATCGACGTCGTGCCGGCAGGCACGCGCACGCGGACCAGCGAGCGTTTGCCTCTCATGGGGCGTATCGCCGCCGGTCTGCCTGTAGAAGCAGCCGAAAATACAGAAAGCATCTCGCTACACGATGTTGTCGGAAACAAGGATGTCTTCGCGCTTGAAGTTCGTGGCGACTCCATGCGCGATGAACACATCATCAGCGGTGATTATGTCCTGGTAGAACGCACTCGTACTGCCCGCCAGGGAGAGATCGTGGTCGCCCTCGTGCGCGGCTCAGAGACCACGCTCAAGCGCTTCTATCTCGAGGGCAGCCAGGTGCGCCTGCAGCCCGCCAATCTGGAAATGGAACCCATCATGATCCCTGCAGGCCAGGTTGCCATCCAGGGCCGTGTTCTCGGGGTTTTGCGCCGATATCGGTAG
- the trxA gene encoding thioredoxin: MAGIGVLEVSDATFDQEVLQSEQPVLVDFWAVWCGPCKAIAPIVDELATAYAGKLKVTKVNVDQNGATPSRYGIRGIPALLFFKGGKVADQIVGYVPKDVIEAKVNQILA; the protein is encoded by the coding sequence ATGGCAGGAATTGGAGTTCTGGAAGTAAGTGATGCGACGTTCGATCAGGAAGTGCTGCAATCGGAGCAGCCTGTGCTGGTTGACTTTTGGGCAGTCTGGTGTGGGCCATGTAAGGCAATTGCACCGATCGTCGATGAACTGGCCACAGCTTATGCTGGCAAATTAAAGGTCACAAAGGTCAACGTGGACCAGAATGGCGCCACGCCGTCGCGGTACGGTATCCGCGGAATTCCGGCACTGCTGTTCTTCAAGGGCGGCAAGGTAGCTGATCAGATCGTTGGGTACGTGCCGAAAGACGTAATCGAAGCGAAGGTCAATCAGATTCTGGCGTAA